gGCCTAAAGTATATTATAATTTTCACAGTTTTGAattggttttagtcatttcaaTGTCAATTGAGCTCCACtttgaaccacagccagaggatgGGTACATTACAGCCACATTGTTTTGCTGTTCTCATTTGTTGCTCATATGGTATGTACACGTTGCATGAGAATTAAGGAAAGCCATTACTGCCGCGAGTTCAGGCATTTTGAAAAACAAGGCTCTTCACCAATGAATTGTGTAGTAGGCTATAGTTGGCAAATTCTGATTTGAGTGATGTAGAAAATGTTCCAATCCCTAGGGCTATTCAACTCTCCCTACCACTCGTTGCTCCGTTTGAGTGCCACTCCCCCACCGAGGGGGAGAGCTAAGGGGGGGTATTGGGATTGTGCCGTAATCTCTGGTGGTCAATATCATGTACTGGATCAAGTAATAAAGTGGCATACCTGTTCTCTTGCTGCAGAGTTTGTCTTTGACGTTGTCCGTTTCATGTGCAAAGAATTCGATGACCTCATCTTCATGTTGTTCAACGATGGTCTCACACTGGGGGTAAGGTGGAGAAGATGGTTTCATAAGACGTAGTGGGACACATTTCCCTGAGTTGCAGGAGCTTGGAGCCATTGGCTTGCAAGCCACAATAAAAAACATATGGAACGTTTCCCCTTTACTGCATTGGTATGTTTGGGTGAAAGTTGCAATCAACTGCAGTCATTGTTGCTATTATCCTTCATTATATTATCAGAGGTTCTAGAAAGTCACACTGATGCGCTGTAGCATGTCATCATCCCTAGTCCCTACCCCCAACATGTGAAATTGAAAAAGCTACCCACAGCATATTTCAGGCTGGATGTGACTCTGGAATCCAGTTTAGCCTCTGAGAGGTCCATGGATTTGCCGTTCCGAGACGTGACCCTTTCGTAGGTCTTCCTGCTGGTGGTGGGGTCCACACGTTCCCCGTAATCCTTCATCCGCTCACACACCTCCTCCATCAGCTCTAGGAGGTTACCTTCCGAGCGGGCGAAGGGAACCTAGGGGGGACATAATGTTGGCGAGCTTAAAAAGAGAACAATTATAACCAGATAACATTAAACACTAATCAACTGTAGAATCCTACAAATAAATAACATTGAATGTGTAAAATAAGGCCAATGTAGGACCCAGTAGCCATCAGGTACCCTTACCTCTCGAATAGACTGGCTACCATCCGGGTTAATTCTGAAAGACCCTGTCTGGATCATTTTCTTAGGATCCACCTGGGATATCGCCCACTCCATCTCATCCACCATGGCCCTACATGCTGACGGAGAATAACCAAATGTTAAGTTGTTCAATGAAGGCATGTGGACCAAAAATGGATGCACAATGTAGAAAATCAGGGTGTTGGGATCAAATTATGAGAATAAAGGGGATCTAGTGTAGTAAATTGGTATTTAGTCCAAATACTTACCTCCACATTTGAGATCCTGTCCCTGCCTGGCTCCTTGGCAGTGGCTTACAAGGAGAACAAGTAACACACATCGAGCAAGTGATTGCAAGTGATAAGACATCATCTAAGCAAAATTGGGGAGGAAGAAAACCACATAAAATATCAATTATACTGAAATAAAAAACATGACAACCCATTGAGGACTTGCATAACATTCAGTGAACAGCTATTTTCCCCCATGTTCAGGGACTATaaccaaagacagtacagtatgaagatcgTCTGAAACTGCTTCTATAaatagaaatccccgatcacAGTTGTAGACGACGTTGACTATCTTT
This is a stretch of genomic DNA from Oncorhynchus clarkii lewisi isolate Uvic-CL-2024 chromosome 17, UVic_Ocla_1.0, whole genome shotgun sequence. It encodes these proteins:
- the LOC139370964 gene encoding protein canopy homolog 2-like isoform X1 — its product is MSYHLQSLARCVLLVLLVSHCQGARQGQDLKCGACRAMVDEMEWAISQVDPKKMIQTGSFRINPDGSQSIREVPFARSEGNLLELMEEVCERMKDYGERVDPTTSRKTYERVTSRNGKSMDLSEAKLDSRVTSSLKYACETIVEQHEDEVIEFFAHETDNVKDKLCSKRTDLCDHALQVPHDEL
- the LOC139370964 gene encoding protein canopy homolog 2-like isoform X2, with protein sequence MMSYHLQSLARCVLLVLLVSHCQGARQGQDLKCGACRAMVDEMEWAISQVDPKKMIQTGSFRINPDGSQSIREVPFARSEGNLLELMEEVCERMKDYGERVDPTTSRKTYERVTSRNGKSMDLSEAKLDSRVTSSLKYACETIVEQHEDEVIEFFAHETDNVKDKLCSKRTDLCDHALQVPHDEL